From Bacteroidota bacterium, one genomic window encodes:
- a CDS encoding ankyrin repeat domain-containing protein has product MKKVFLVIIACFSIFQIFAQTSIFDATRNGDTSAINFLIKINPDTVNSTNQRGHTPLILATYHNQTQAVSHLIKNGANINYTFSQGSAIHGATYKGYLEIVQILVDNGINIDIPDQNGTTPLIYATIFNHIGIVKLLFGKGANINHKDNTGNSASDYAKSLQNKILIDLFKTYKNGKN; this is encoded by the coding sequence ATGAAAAAAGTATTTTTAGTAATTATAGCTTGTTTTAGCATTTTCCAAATTTTTGCTCAAACCAGCATTTTTGATGCTACCAGAAATGGAGATACTTCAGCCATTAATTTTCTTATTAAAATAAACCCTGATACTGTCAATTCAACAAATCAAAGAGGTCATACTCCTCTTATATTAGCAACTTATCATAATCAAACTCAGGCAGTTAGTCATTTGATTAAAAATGGTGCAAATATTAACTACACCTTTTCTCAAGGTTCAGCAATTCATGGTGCAACATATAAAGGATATTTAGAGATTGTACAAATTTTAGTCGATAATGGAATTAATATTGATATTCCTGACCAAAATGGAACTACACCTCTAATTTACGCAACAATATTTAATCATATTGGAATTGTCAAATTATTATTTGGAAAAGGAGCAAACATCAACCACAAAGATAATACAGGGAATTCTGCTTCTGATTATGCGAAATCATTACAAAACAAAATATTAATAGACTTATTTAAAACTTATAAAAATGGAAAGAATTAA
- a CDS encoding organic solvent tolerance protein OstA: MKSANLNLKSFIINVNNSIFICGFLLLIFQTSTFSQTKIEILNADSVVYNRKIDRDLRKLIGNVIILHDSAYMYCDSGYLYKNTNSFEAYSNCHIQQGDTLDLYSDFFEYDGNIKLAKARQNVSLINKEIVLTTHFLDYDRQNSIANYFNHGKIIDTTNILESNSGYYFLKQKEFFYKDSVVVTNPDYVILSDTLKYNTKSQTTYFFGPTEIIGDSNLIYCENGWYNTKTDISQFNKNAYLISNQHKLEGDSLYYNRSQEYGKAFENVTMTDTVENIILKGNYAEYFENSNYAMITDSALLMQISMNDTLFLHADTLLSNYNDTGKFQILQAFYKVKFFMAEMQGKCDSMVFALSDSVIQMHKEPVIWSEENQLTADYMEIHTKNSSPDHIIMEKSAFIISQEDEIRFNQIAGKKMYGHIKNNELYRVDVNGNGQTLYFPKDGNELTGINTADASNLQIFIEDRKIKDILFLTKPDAHLVPIDQLKGDELKLKGFLWLQNHRPLEKYDIFIWND; encoded by the coding sequence ATTTAAAATCATTCATCATTAATGTAAATAATAGCATTTTCATTTGTGGATTCTTATTATTAATTTTTCAAACAAGCACATTTTCACAAACAAAAATCGAAATTCTAAATGCCGATTCGGTTGTTTATAATCGAAAAATCGACAGGGATTTAAGAAAGCTTATTGGAAATGTCATAATATTGCACGATTCGGCATATATGTATTGCGATAGCGGATATTTATATAAGAATACAAATTCTTTCGAGGCATATAGCAATTGTCATATCCAACAAGGAGATACTCTCGACCTTTATAGCGATTTTTTTGAATACGATGGAAATATTAAACTTGCTAAAGCCAGACAAAACGTGAGTTTAATAAACAAAGAAATTGTCCTTACAACTCATTTTTTAGACTACGACAGACAAAATAGTATTGCCAATTATTTCAATCATGGAAAAATTATAGACACAACAAATATACTTGAAAGTAATTCGGGATATTATTTTCTAAAACAAAAGGAATTTTTCTATAAAGATAGCGTAGTTGTTACAAATCCCGATTATGTAATTTTATCGGATACCTTAAAATATAATACAAAATCGCAGACGACTTACTTTTTCGGACCGACAGAAATAATTGGAGATTCGAATCTGATATATTGCGAAAACGGCTGGTACAACACAAAAACGGACATTTCTCAGTTCAACAAAAATGCATATTTAATAAGTAATCAGCATAAATTAGAGGGTGATAGTTTGTATTACAATCGCAGCCAAGAATATGGCAAGGCATTCGAAAATGTAACAATGACAGATACCGTTGAAAATATCATTCTGAAAGGAAATTATGCCGAATATTTCGAAAATTCGAATTACGCCATGATTACCGACAGTGCCTTGTTGATGCAAATTTCTATGAACGACACATTATTTTTACATGCTGACACATTGTTATCGAACTACAACGACACCGGAAAATTTCAGATTTTGCAGGCATTCTATAAAGTGAAGTTTTTTATGGCAGAAATGCAAGGAAAATGCGATTCGATGGTTTTTGCATTAAGCGATTCGGTTATTCAAATGCACAAAGAACCGGTAATTTGGTCGGAAGAAAACCAACTGACTGCCGATTATATGGAGATTCATACAAAAAATAGTAGTCCGGATCATATTATTATGGAAAAATCTGCATTCATCATTTCTCAAGAAGATGAAATTCGATTTAATCAGATTGCAGGAAAAAAAATGTATGGACATATAAAAAACAACGAACTCTACAGAGTTGATGTAAATGGAAATGGGCAAACTCTATATTTCCCAAAAGACGGCAATGAGCTAACCGGAATAAACACTGCTGATGCTTCCAATCTACAAATTTTTATTGAAGACCGTAAAATAAAAGATATTTTATTTCTCACAAAACCCGATGCACACCTTGTTCCTATTGACCAACTAAAAGGAGATGAACTTAAATTAAAAGGTTTCTTGTGGTTACAAAATCACCGACCCCTTGAAAAATATGATATTTTTATTTGGAATGATTGA